Proteins encoded by one window of Longimicrobium sp.:
- a CDS encoding SpoIID/LytB domain-containing protein, with amino-acid sequence MLHRPRKRAALAAAALVLALGACADDPTGPLGPGGPRLDEDVVTEPAEGEEGVVTLAAFTGNIRIGVVPDAPSVTLGAAGDWTIRNKSTGAVLMTGTGGTATVTLQSTSVTIVRLQVMCSANAATVAARKAAGEAAGYPTFTEFFAAGNCTRLYIGELPGSSTTTQRNNLKSQLVAQGLAAADAFYRSFVIGATLYRVARGAASATSQAPPVLSSADGLVTIGGLPYRGVAEAVRNSLGTLAGVNEVHIEQYLYGVVPRELPPTIWNQLEAQKAQAVAARTYALSGLGKRANNGYDLLATTSDQVYGGYSAEHPLSTQAVDETAGIVATYDGNLIEALFSSTAGGYTANNEDVFNSAPVPYLRGVRDHQHGSSEHVLDEIRRHPNPQSLRGKKNGDFEADWSSRHRWTFEWTAEEISEVVGDFAQQDVGKVLEINVLERSNSGRVLRIEYVTEAGRFFDTKDHVRTSLKFFDANGVKSSLFSTLFLIEPVVDRRTGEVTGFTVFGGGWGHGVGLCQTGAAGMADKGATYEEILKHYYQGIELTQWY; translated from the coding sequence ATGCTCCACCGACCCAGGAAGCGCGCCGCCCTGGCGGCCGCGGCGCTCGTGCTGGCGCTCGGCGCCTGCGCCGACGACCCCACCGGCCCGCTCGGCCCCGGCGGCCCGCGGCTGGACGAAGACGTGGTCACCGAGCCGGCGGAGGGCGAGGAGGGGGTGGTCACCCTCGCCGCGTTCACCGGCAACATCCGCATCGGCGTGGTGCCGGACGCGCCGTCGGTCACGCTCGGCGCGGCGGGCGACTGGACGATCCGCAACAAGTCCACCGGCGCGGTGCTGATGACCGGCACGGGCGGCACGGCCACGGTGACCCTGCAGTCGACCTCCGTCACCATCGTGCGGCTGCAGGTGATGTGCTCCGCCAACGCCGCGACCGTGGCGGCGCGCAAGGCGGCGGGCGAGGCGGCCGGGTACCCCACCTTCACCGAGTTCTTCGCCGCCGGCAACTGCACGCGGCTCTACATCGGCGAGCTCCCCGGGAGCTCCACCACCACGCAGCGCAACAACCTCAAGAGCCAGCTGGTCGCGCAGGGGCTGGCGGCGGCCGACGCGTTCTACCGCTCGTTCGTGATCGGCGCCACGCTGTACCGCGTGGCGCGCGGCGCCGCCTCGGCCACCAGCCAGGCCCCGCCGGTGCTCTCGTCGGCCGACGGCCTGGTCACCATCGGGGGGCTCCCGTACCGCGGCGTGGCCGAGGCGGTCCGCAACAGCCTGGGGACGCTGGCCGGGGTGAACGAGGTGCACATCGAGCAGTACCTGTACGGCGTGGTGCCGCGCGAGCTGCCGCCCACCATCTGGAACCAGCTGGAGGCGCAGAAGGCGCAGGCGGTGGCGGCGCGCACCTACGCGCTCTCGGGGCTCGGCAAGCGCGCGAACAACGGCTACGACCTGCTGGCCACCACCAGCGACCAGGTGTACGGCGGCTACTCGGCCGAGCACCCGCTGTCGACGCAGGCGGTGGACGAGACGGCGGGGATCGTGGCGACCTACGACGGCAACCTGATCGAGGCGCTCTTCTCGTCGACGGCGGGCGGGTACACGGCCAACAACGAGGACGTGTTCAACTCGGCGCCGGTGCCGTACCTGCGCGGCGTGCGCGACCACCAGCACGGCAGCAGCGAGCACGTGCTCGACGAGATCCGCCGCCACCCGAACCCGCAGTCGCTGCGCGGGAAGAAGAACGGCGACTTCGAGGCCGATTGGTCATCGCGCCACCGCTGGACCTTCGAGTGGACGGCCGAGGAGATCTCGGAGGTGGTCGGCGACTTCGCGCAGCAGGACGTGGGGAAGGTGCTGGAGATCAACGTGCTGGAGCGCTCGAACTCGGGGCGGGTGCTGCGCATCGAGTACGTGACCGAGGCGGGGAGATTCTTCGACACCAAGGACCACGTGCGCACCTCGCTCAAGTTCTTCGACGCGAACGGGGTGAAGAGCAGCCTGTTCTCCACGCTCTTCCTGATCGAGCCGGTGGTCGACCGCAGGACCGGCGAGGTGACGGGCTTCACGGTGTTCGGCGGCGGGTGGGGGCACGGCGTGGGCCTCTGCCAGACGGGCGCCGC